The Candidatus Beckwithbacteria bacterium genome has a window encoding:
- a CDS encoding class I SAM-dependent methyltransferase: MESLEYTKMFQLEDRHWWFVAKRRFTAAILSTLSLKQAKILDVGCGTGRNMLMLQEFGTVSGVDLSPLAIKYCRQRGLTQLQQGSADSLPFPASSFDLVTLFDVLYHQGIKSDIKVLQEVFRVLQPKGYILITDCAHPWLFGPHDQVMQARQRYTKKELTQKLTSAGFTVIRASYLFMFTFPVFVVNRLLKKYFNVS, from the coding sequence ATGGAATCTTTGGAATATACCAAAATGTTTCAGCTGGAAGACCGGCACTGGTGGTTTGTTGCCAAGCGGCGTTTTACCGCGGCCATTTTATCAACCTTATCTTTAAAACAGGCAAAAATCCTTGATGTTGGCTGCGGCACCGGGAGAAATATGTTAATGCTGCAAGAATTTGGAACAGTCAGTGGCGTTGATTTATCCCCTTTAGCCATTAAATATTGCCGTCAACGGGGATTAACCCAGCTGCAACAGGGTTCGGCGGACAGCCTCCCTTTTCCAGCCTCTTCTTTTGATTTAGTCACTCTTTTTGACGTCTTATATCATCAGGGAATCAAATCAGATATTAAAGTTTTGCAGGAAGTTTTTCGGGTACTTCAGCCCAAGGGCTATATTTTAATTACTGATTGTGCCCATCCTTGGTTATTTGGGCCGCACGACCAAGTTATGCAGGCCCGGCAGCGATACACCAAAAAAGAACTGACACAAAAACTGACTTCAGCCGGCTTTACGGTTATCCGGGCATCATATTTGTTTATGTTTACCTTTCCGGTTTTTGTTGTTAACCGTTTGTTAAAAAAATATTTTAATGTTTCT